In a genomic window of Gloeocapsopsis dulcis:
- a CDS encoding LptA/OstA family protein, whose amino-acid sequence MMPHLPFLTRHRFAIALLPFTLLSAIALNTPLPSARSQTADQNSLIINSDVQEANSQTGIFTSRGNVQINYPARQIQATAAQAQYFSQERRIVLNGDVYILQQGNSIRGENVTYLIDEGRFIATPKANQQVQSIYIVSDPNPNQLPGTPPAPAVPPLAPSPGS is encoded by the coding sequence ATGATGCCCCATTTGCCTTTTCTGACACGTCATCGTTTTGCGATCGCACTGCTACCATTTACGTTGTTAAGTGCGATCGCCTTGAATACTCCTTTACCAAGTGCTAGAAGTCAAACTGCAGACCAAAATTCACTGATCATCAATTCTGATGTTCAAGAAGCTAACTCCCAAACAGGAATTTTTACATCACGCGGTAATGTTCAAATCAACTACCCAGCGCGGCAAATTCAAGCAACTGCGGCGCAAGCACAGTATTTTAGCCAAGAACGAAGAATTGTGCTAAATGGTGATGTGTATATTTTGCAACAAGGAAACAGTATTCGAGGTGAAAATGTTACGTATCTAATCGACGAAGGGCGATTTATTGCGACACCCAAAGCAAACCAGCAAGTGCAATCAATCTATATCGTTTCCGATCCTAATCCCAATCAACTACCAGGAACACCACCTGCACCCGCAGTACCACCATTAGCACCCAGCCCAGGATCGTAA
- the lptB gene encoding LPS export ABC transporter ATP-binding protein, whose product MNKIVLENIHKSYGKRVIVNRVNISVAQGEVVGLLGPNGAGKTTTFYIATGLEKPNEGTVWLNDKNITALPMHQRARLGIGYLAQEPSIFRNLSVRDNLLLVLQQTNVPRREWQWRLNELLREFRLEKVANTKGIQVSGGERRRTELARALAAGRNGPNFLFLDEPFAGVDPIAVAEIQAMVKKLRDRQIGILITDHNVRETLAITDRAYIMREGQILAAGNAEELYNDPLVRQYYLGDKFQI is encoded by the coding sequence GTGAACAAGATTGTCTTAGAAAATATCCACAAATCTTACGGTAAGCGCGTTATTGTCAATCGCGTCAATATCTCTGTAGCGCAAGGCGAAGTCGTTGGATTACTTGGCCCTAATGGTGCTGGAAAAACAACAACATTTTACATTGCTACAGGTTTAGAAAAACCGAACGAAGGAACTGTGTGGTTAAACGACAAGAATATCACTGCACTACCAATGCATCAACGCGCACGACTAGGAATTGGCTATTTAGCGCAAGAACCAAGTATTTTCCGTAACCTCAGCGTTAGAGATAATCTCTTACTGGTTCTACAACAAACAAATGTTCCTCGGCGTGAATGGCAATGGCGGTTAAATGAACTGCTACGGGAATTTCGCTTAGAAAAAGTTGCTAACACAAAAGGAATCCAAGTTTCCGGTGGCGAACGCCGACGTACTGAATTGGCAAGGGCTTTAGCCGCTGGACGCAATGGACCAAATTTTTTATTCTTAGATGAACCTTTTGCGGGTGTTGACCCGATCGCTGTTGCCGAAATTCAAGCTATGGTAAAAAAGTTGCGCGATCGCCAAATCGGTATCCTCATTACCGACCACAACGTACGCGAGACACTTGCCATTACAGACCGTGCCTATATTATGCGTGAAGGACAAATCCTCGCTGCGGGTAACGCTGAAGAACTCTACAACGATCCTTTAGTACGACAATACTATTTAGGTGACAAATTCCAGATTTAG
- the murQ gene encoding N-acetylmuramic acid 6-phosphate etherase yields MNQAEGRGYLLTEQVNCNSRNLDQLSSLEFVELFNREDQHAIAAVAAAKHDLAAAIDRTAKALHHGGHLFYVGAGTSGRLGVLDAAECPPTFCTSPDLVQGIIAGGAGALVRSSEDLEDKAEDGYNAIAQRHITQLDVVVGITAGGTTPYVHGALQAARERGATTIFIACVPVEQVSAEVDVDIRLLVGPEILAGSTRLKAGTATKLALNILSTGVMVQLGKVYGNRMVDVAVTNTKLRDRAIRILHDLTGLDRAAAATLLAQSGNWVKLALLMHWTGVSKEEGNQLLAQHNGNLRAAVANYKNQTR; encoded by the coding sequence ATGAATCAGGCGGAGGGACGGGGTTATTTATTGACAGAACAGGTCAATTGCAATAGTCGAAATTTGGATCAATTAAGTTCCTTAGAGTTCGTCGAACTTTTTAATCGCGAGGATCAACACGCGATCGCGGCGGTTGCTGCGGCAAAACATGACCTTGCTGCGGCAATTGATCGTACTGCCAAAGCCCTACACCACGGAGGTCATTTATTCTACGTTGGTGCCGGAACGAGTGGCAGATTGGGCGTATTAGATGCTGCGGAGTGTCCGCCAACGTTTTGTACGTCTCCAGACCTCGTGCAAGGAATTATTGCTGGTGGCGCTGGTGCTTTAGTCCGCAGTTCGGAGGATTTAGAAGACAAAGCCGAGGATGGATATAATGCGATCGCTCAACGTCACATCACGCAACTCGATGTCGTTGTTGGGATTACAGCAGGTGGAACAACTCCCTATGTCCACGGTGCTTTGCAAGCTGCACGCGAACGCGGTGCCACCACAATTTTCATCGCCTGTGTTCCTGTAGAACAAGTCAGCGCTGAAGTTGATGTTGATATTCGCCTTTTGGTAGGACCAGAAATTTTAGCAGGTTCAACACGCCTCAAAGCAGGAACAGCAACGAAGTTAGCACTAAATATTCTTTCGACTGGCGTCATGGTACAGCTAGGAAAAGTCTACGGAAATCGCATGGTCGATGTTGCTGTGACGAACACTAAGCTACGCGATCGCGCCATTCGGATTTTGCATGATTTAACAGGACTTGATCGTGCTGCTGCGGCTACCTTGTTAGCACAAAGTGGAAACTGGGTCAAGCTTGCATTACTCATGCACTGGACAGGTGTCAGCAAAGAAGAAGGCAATCAGCTTCTAGCACAACACAATGGTAATCTTCGCGCAGCTGTTGCCAACTATAAAAATCAAACTAGGTAG
- a CDS encoding translocation/assembly module TamB domain-containing protein: MKNPPDLDNQTEPRAQRNSRSLLSYRTGIAIGAPVLLGLIAGGWWLWTFVNEQLAPLVERNLTQTLNRPVELGRVERFSPTGLRFGASAIPATATDPDRASVTAVDVAFNPLQLLITRTLRLDVTLVNPDVYLEQDAEGRWIATTLATEEGTGPIRTELDRIQFRNANVALLANPEARGEPIARSSEPIVVSQVNGFGQFLDNNELIRYNISGNLATEGNIEIQGESQFRTERTNLQIQAQNILASEVTRLIDLPIDLQGGRVDGNLNVRWQQGQEQQLFGTAQLKEVTAQVEQLPQAFNNSNGTLGFQGTQIWLDNVHTSYGSIPAIANGVLNTEAGFNIAAKVPAVSFANAQKTLGLDLPVPIAGEARAEVQLSGPIEQPTLSGSVTTTQQARIDRVDFKNISARFAFSPTASVVAFKDIQAVPTVGGQITGGGTVQIGETPGLGFNLNARNIPGDAIARLYDATPEFQIGTIQARANVVGSPTQPQTIVNWQAANATYPARGQILIANAQNLLFRNTTVDFAGGTLRAAGQLTNNQWQATVQAANVRLGRVTEVPPALQAPISGTFNVAGSTASFQPDQIQATGSGRLNVAGGTVTASNIQLAQGRWRAQVQASGVQLGNLVPQVPPQFQGALTGSFNLAGTTTAFQPETIVGTGSGRLDVAGGTVTASNIQLAQGRWQALVNASQVQLARFSEQLQGQLNGQLRVAGTVASFDLADVRAAGNLRFSQGIGPVQQPLTATVGWDGDRVIVEQATAPNLRASGLIFAQVTPSGAPEVTELNLNVQAQDYSLQDLPFELPAAVNLAGSADFAGNITGTLTALNVVGALQLQNLAVNNLAFAPQLTGNVELTAAEGLQLDVSGGQDQIALNLDAENRPVSFLVRRDAAVATGRSVGENLLVNIENFPLVALDLSPNLPVLGTAPISGQLTGNLTVNPTTLAVAGNVAIAEPAIGTLTGNQFVGQIRFADGTGTLTGGEFVQGDSRYAFAGSLTQTPAGPEFDAQVDIANGQVQTVLAALRYFDLADFQRGTEPPTYAGADTLNTTPVGLPEAPLLTQIRRYSEITTLLQQQRQQRQDASPLPELADFQGRFSGTVAVSGSLPAGVTANFDLQGQDWQWGSYNADQVIAQGNFEDGVLTLLPLRIQSDGSLVAFSGQIGGTEQSGQLQVTNFPIAMLADFVDLPVDVTGQLNGSATLAGTIENPQAIGEVELSAGILNERPVESATASFSYANARFNIGSNVVVAGPEPIIITGSIPLELPFATVTPDSDQISLDINVQNEGLALINLLTDAVAWEGGQGQVQLQVSGTTQEPVATGIATISNATIAAQALPEPLTDITGTINFNLDRIQVDSLQGNFSRGNVVAQGVVPIFSSFSPTDPDFGNPLTINLNQLALNLDGLYRGGASGNVVVTGSVLNPVIGGEVELAQGEISIPEENGNGTTPGTATPVDANQEGITVPEFNNLHLTLANGIAVTRPPIINIEATGSLNVSGALNDLRPDGVIRLRRGGVNLFTTQFVLSRGYENTATFRPNQGLDPELDLRLVSRVPEVTRTRVATSPLSGDITQPLSTDLGGFETVRVQAEVQGPASQLFENLELTSTPSRSESEIIALIGGGFIDTLGRGDSVLGLANIAGTALLGNFQSAVTNIGNAFGLSELRLFPTVGTESGGRTSALDLAAEAGIDVSGNLSVSVLRVLTSDDPTRIGLNYRLNEEFRLRAATDITGETRAILEYENRF; encoded by the coding sequence ATGAAGAATCCTCCTGATTTAGATAACCAAACTGAACCACGTGCTCAGAGAAACTCGCGATCATTATTAAGTTATCGCACTGGAATTGCCATTGGTGCGCCTGTGTTGTTGGGACTTATAGCAGGTGGTTGGTGGTTGTGGACTTTTGTGAATGAACAGTTAGCACCACTTGTGGAACGCAATTTAACACAAACACTAAATAGACCAGTGGAATTAGGACGGGTAGAACGCTTTTCGCCAACTGGTTTACGTTTTGGTGCTTCAGCTATTCCGGCAACGGCTACCGACCCAGACCGCGCTTCAGTAACAGCTGTAGATGTTGCGTTTAATCCATTACAACTATTAATTACTCGCACACTCAGGCTTGATGTGACATTAGTCAATCCTGATGTTTATCTGGAGCAGGATGCAGAAGGGCGCTGGATTGCTACTACTTTAGCAACTGAAGAAGGGACAGGACCAATTCGTACTGAACTCGATCGCATTCAGTTCCGTAATGCCAATGTTGCCCTTCTAGCAAATCCAGAGGCAAGAGGTGAACCGATTGCTAGATCGTCAGAACCAATTGTAGTGAGCCAAGTGAATGGCTTTGGGCAGTTTTTAGATAATAACGAGTTAATCCGCTATAACATCAGTGGTAATTTAGCAACAGAAGGCAATATTGAGATTCAAGGTGAATCGCAATTTAGAACTGAACGCACCAACTTACAAATTCAAGCCCAGAACATCCTCGCCTCAGAAGTGACGCGCTTAATTGATTTACCAATCGATTTACAAGGTGGACGAGTTGATGGTAATTTAAACGTTCGCTGGCAACAAGGGCAAGAACAACAGCTGTTTGGTACTGCGCAACTCAAAGAAGTTACAGCACAAGTCGAGCAACTACCACAAGCATTTAATAACTCCAATGGTACGCTAGGTTTTCAAGGTACGCAAATTTGGCTCGATAACGTTCACACAAGTTACGGAAGTATTCCCGCGATCGCCAACGGTGTCCTTAATACCGAAGCTGGTTTTAATATTGCCGCAAAAGTACCAGCGGTTAGTTTTGCTAATGCCCAGAAGACGCTAGGATTAGATCTTCCTGTACCTATAGCAGGTGAAGCAAGAGCAGAAGTTCAACTCAGTGGACCTATCGAACAGCCAACCTTATCTGGCAGCGTAACGACCACTCAGCAAGCCCGAATCGACCGAGTAGATTTCAAAAATATCAGTGCGCGATTTGCCTTTTCTCCTACGGCATCGGTAGTTGCCTTTAAAGACATTCAAGCAGTTCCGACAGTCGGCGGTCAAATTACTGGTGGTGGTACAGTCCAAATCGGAGAAACTCCAGGATTGGGATTCAACCTCAATGCACGGAATATCCCTGGAGATGCGATCGCGCGTCTTTATGATGCCACACCTGAATTTCAAATTGGGACAATTCAAGCACGGGCTAATGTGGTCGGTTCGCCAACACAACCCCAAACAATTGTGAATTGGCAAGCAGCAAATGCGACTTATCCAGCACGCGGTCAAATCTTAATTGCTAATGCACAAAACCTGCTATTTCGCAATACCACTGTTGATTTTGCTGGCGGTACGCTACGCGCCGCCGGACAGTTAACAAATAATCAGTGGCAAGCTACTGTCCAAGCAGCGAATGTAAGATTAGGAAGGGTTACAGAAGTTCCTCCAGCACTGCAAGCACCGATTAGTGGTACGTTCAATGTTGCGGGTTCTACCGCCTCATTTCAACCGGATCAAATTCAGGCGACAGGTTCGGGACGTTTAAATGTTGCAGGTGGAACAGTCACCGCCTCAAATATTCAACTCGCCCAAGGTCGTTGGCGGGCGCAAGTACAAGCATCAGGCGTCCAACTCGGAAATTTAGTTCCCCAAGTTCCACCGCAGTTTCAAGGCGCACTCACAGGATCGTTTAATCTTGCTGGAACGACTACAGCGTTTCAACCGGAAACAATTGTGGGTACAGGTTCGGGACGCTTAGATGTTGCAGGTGGGACAGTCACCGCCTCAAATATTCAACTTGCCCAAGGTCGTTGGCAAGCGCTAGTTAATGCCTCACAGGTGCAACTGGCACGTTTTTCGGAACAACTCCAAGGTCAGCTAAATGGTCAATTGCGCGTAGCAGGCACAGTCGCTTCGTTTGACTTAGCAGATGTTCGTGCCGCTGGGAATTTGCGCTTTTCTCAAGGAATTGGACCAGTACAACAGCCCCTGACAGCAACAGTGGGTTGGGATGGCGATCGCGTTATTGTTGAGCAAGCAACAGCACCAAATTTAAGAGCAAGTGGACTGATTTTTGCGCAAGTGACTCCATCGGGTGCGCCAGAAGTTACCGAGTTAAATCTCAATGTCCAAGCACAAGATTACAGTTTACAAGATTTACCTTTTGAGCTACCAGCGGCAGTGAATCTCGCGGGAAGTGCAGATTTTGCTGGTAATATCACAGGAACTTTAACCGCACTAAATGTTGTGGGTGCGTTGCAATTGCAAAACTTGGCAGTTAACAATTTAGCCTTTGCACCACAGTTAACGGGAAATGTCGAGTTGACTGCTGCTGAAGGATTGCAATTAGATGTTTCCGGCGGTCAAGATCAAATTGCGCTGAACTTAGATGCTGAGAATCGTCCAGTTTCTTTTTTAGTAAGGCGCGATGCAGCAGTGGCAACAGGGCGTAGTGTCGGAGAAAATTTATTAGTCAATATCGAGAATTTTCCCTTAGTGGCATTAGATTTATCACCTAACCTTCCGGTATTAGGTACTGCACCAATTTCAGGACAACTCACGGGCAATTTAACAGTTAATCCGACAACACTTGCTGTGGCAGGAAATGTAGCGATCGCAGAACCTGCAATTGGAACTCTCACAGGAAATCAATTTGTTGGACAAATTCGTTTTGCAGACGGTACAGGAACACTAACAGGAGGTGAGTTTGTTCAAGGAGATAGTCGTTATGCTTTTGCAGGTAGCTTGACGCAAACTCCTGCAGGACCTGAGTTTGATGCTCAAGTTGATATTGCTAACGGTCAAGTGCAAACTGTTTTAGCTGCACTGCGATACTTTGATTTAGCAGATTTCCAACGTGGTACAGAACCACCTACCTATGCTGGTGCTGACACCCTCAATACAACACCCGTAGGTTTACCAGAGGCACCACTACTCACACAAATCCGCCGTTATTCAGAAATTACAACGCTTTTACAACAACAGCGCCAACAACGTCAAGATGCATCACCATTGCCTGAACTTGCAGATTTTCAAGGGAGATTTAGTGGTACTGTAGCGGTGAGTGGTTCTTTGCCAGCTGGCGTCACTGCCAATTTCGATTTACAAGGTCAAGATTGGCAATGGGGTTCTTATAACGCGGATCAAGTGATTGCCCAAGGTAATTTTGAAGATGGTGTTTTGACACTTTTACCTTTGCGGATTCAATCAGATGGGTCTCTTGTTGCTTTTTCAGGACAAATTGGCGGTACAGAACAATCTGGTCAATTACAAGTGACGAATTTTCCGATCGCGATGCTGGCTGATTTTGTGGATTTACCAGTAGATGTTACCGGACAATTAAATGGTTCAGCAACTTTGGCTGGAACAATCGAAAATCCCCAAGCGATCGGAGAAGTAGAACTCAGTGCAGGAATACTCAATGAACGACCTGTCGAGTCAGCAACTGCTAGCTTTAGCTACGCTAACGCCCGATTTAATATTGGTAGTAATGTCGTCGTTGCTGGACCTGAACCAATCATAATTACTGGTAGCATACCATTAGAACTACCTTTTGCTACTGTTACGCCCGATAGCGACCAAATTAGTTTAGATATCAATGTCCAAAATGAAGGCTTGGCATTAATCAATTTACTCACTGATGCTGTTGCTTGGGAAGGAGGACAAGGACAAGTTCAACTCCAAGTCAGCGGGACAACTCAAGAACCTGTCGCCACAGGAATCGCGACAATTAGTAATGCTACAATTGCAGCCCAAGCTTTGCCTGAACCTCTCACTGATATTACAGGAACAATTAACTTTAATCTTGACCGAATTCAAGTTGATAGTCTTCAAGGTAATTTCTCTCGTGGTAATGTTGTCGCGCAGGGAGTTGTGCCAATTTTTAGTAGTTTTTCTCCAACCGATCCAGATTTTGGCAATCCTCTGACAATTAACCTCAATCAGTTAGCTCTCAATCTTGATGGATTATATCGTGGTGGAGCTAGTGGAAATGTGGTTGTGACTGGAAGTGTCCTCAACCCAGTCATTGGCGGAGAAGTTGAACTGGCACAAGGGGAAATATCTATTCCTGAAGAAAATGGTAATGGTACTACACCAGGTACGGCAACACCAGTTGATGCAAACCAAGAGGGAATTACGGTTCCAGAGTTCAATAACTTACATCTGACTTTAGCTAACGGTATTGCTGTCACTCGCCCACCAATTATCAACATAGAAGCTACTGGTTCACTTAATGTTAGTGGCGCACTCAACGATCTGCGTCCAGATGGAGTAATTCGGTTACGTCGGGGTGGTGTGAATTTATTTACAACTCAATTTGTCCTATCGCGTGGGTATGAAAACACAGCTACTTTTAGACCAAATCAAGGACTCGATCCTGAATTAGATCTTCGTCTTGTATCGCGAGTACCAGAAGTCACGCGCACCCGAGTTGCGACTTCACCTTTATCGGGTGATATTACACAACCGCTTTCAACTGATTTAGGTGGTTTTGAGACAGTACGCGTCCAAGCTGAGGTTCAAGGTCCTGCGAGTCAACTTTTTGAGAATTTAGAACTGACAAGCACTCCTTCTCGCAGTGAATCTGAGATTATTGCTTTAATCGGTGGTGGTTTTATTGACACCTTAGGACGTGGGGATAGCGTATTAGGGCTTGCTAATATAGCAGGGACAGCTTTATTAGGTAACTTCCAAAGCGCTGTCACAAATATTGGTAATGCTTTTGGTTTATCCGAGTTACGTTTATTTCCGACGGTAGGTACAGAATCCGGCGGGCGTACTTCTGCACTTGATTTAGCCGCAGAAGCTGGTATTGATGTCTCAGGTAATCTCTCGGTTTCTGTACTGCGAGTTTTAACATCTGACGATCCAACACGTATTGGTTTGAACTATCGACTCAATGAGGAATTTCGCTTACGTGCTGCTACAGATATTACAGGAGAAACTCGGGCGATTTTGGAATATGAAAATCGGTTTTGA
- a CDS encoding DUF3110 domain-containing protein — MITPMRVFVLLFNPRTENEGIHTIRVSDRNRVLMFESEDDATRFALMLEAQDFPAPAVEAMDAEEIKEFCESADYDWEVIPENGLALPPEHNIEETDWQLEAEPKDSDPDLDDIRRKLEGLL, encoded by the coding sequence ATGATTACTCCCATGCGAGTTTTTGTTCTATTATTTAATCCGCGAACTGAAAACGAGGGTATCCACACAATCCGAGTCAGCGATCGCAATCGAGTTTTGATGTTTGAATCTGAAGATGATGCAACTCGCTTTGCACTTATGCTAGAAGCCCAAGACTTTCCTGCACCGGCTGTTGAAGCCATGGATGCTGAGGAAATTAAGGAGTTCTGTGAAAGTGCCGATTATGATTGGGAAGTGATTCCCGAAAATGGTTTAGCGCTTCCTCCAGAGCATAACATCGAGGAAACAGATTGGCAGCTAGAAGCTGAACCCAAAGATTCTGATCCAGATTTAGACGATATCCGTCGTAAATTGGAAGGGTTATTGTAG
- a CDS encoding DUF309 domain-containing protein: MNELIPDEFWQGVEQFNTRQFYACHDTLEALWMEAAEPEKTFYQGILQLAVALYHLGNSNWRGAVILLGEGTNKLQSYSPTFSGIDVEELIDSSFQLLTQLQQAGQASASEWIIQEEFNENSDLLPLITIAQPE; encoded by the coding sequence ATGAATGAATTAATACCAGATGAGTTCTGGCAGGGTGTAGAGCAATTTAATACTCGACAGTTCTACGCCTGTCACGATACCCTAGAAGCTTTGTGGATGGAAGCAGCAGAGCCAGAAAAGACCTTTTATCAAGGGATTTTACAACTTGCTGTTGCACTTTATCACTTGGGTAATAGTAACTGGCGGGGAGCAGTTATTTTACTAGGAGAAGGCACAAATAAACTGCAAAGCTACTCTCCGACTTTTAGCGGTATTGATGTTGAAGAACTGATAGATTCGAGTTTTCAATTATTAACACAGTTACAGCAAGCAGGACAAGCAAGTGCTAGTGAATGGATCATTCAGGAAGAATTTAATGAAAATTCAGACTTGTTGCCGCTAATTACTATAGCGCAACCAGAATAA
- a CDS encoding LptF/LptG family permease has product MTTASYKSAKFPSLTPFSVMDRYIAMELLPPFLFGVGAFSSVGVAIGTLFDLVRRVVESGLPLEIALQVFLLQFPSFVVLAFPMSTLLAVLMTYSRFSSDSELIALRGCGISVYRIALPAIILSLVVTGITFLFNEQIVPASNYQATLTLDQALKRETPTFQEENIIYPEYQQVEQADGRKMRILSRLFYADRFDGQTMSGLTIIDRSKDGLNQIVMADSAAWNPQQNVWDFFDGTIYLVSADSSYRNIVRFKHQQLQLPRAPLDVSSKGRDYNEMNLAEARDRLKIIRFSGDEQKIRKLRVRIQEKIAFPFVCVVFGLVGTALGTKPQRRAGKATSFGVSVVIIFTYYLFSFISGALGVAGILTPVVSAWLPNLFGFTAGGLLLVRAAR; this is encoded by the coding sequence ATGACAACTGCTAGCTACAAATCTGCTAAATTTCCATCGCTGACTCCTTTTTCAGTCATGGATCGTTATATTGCCATGGAACTGCTACCACCATTTTTATTTGGGGTGGGTGCTTTTTCTTCGGTAGGAGTTGCGATCGGTACATTATTCGACTTAGTGCGACGAGTAGTCGAGTCGGGACTACCGCTAGAAATTGCATTGCAGGTGTTTCTCTTGCAGTTTCCCTCGTTTGTCGTGTTGGCATTTCCCATGTCTACACTGTTAGCTGTATTGATGACATACAGTCGCTTTTCCAGTGATAGTGAACTCATTGCCCTGCGGGGTTGTGGAATTAGTGTCTATCGCATCGCCTTACCGGCAATTATTCTCAGTTTGGTTGTTACTGGAATCACGTTTTTATTTAACGAGCAAATTGTTCCTGCGTCAAATTATCAAGCGACACTGACTTTAGATCAAGCTCTTAAGCGCGAAACACCAACATTTCAAGAAGAAAATATTATTTATCCCGAATATCAACAAGTTGAACAAGCCGATGGCAGGAAAATGCGGATTTTGTCACGGTTGTTTTATGCAGATCGATTTGATGGTCAAACTATGTCGGGCTTAACAATTATTGATCGCTCGAAAGATGGTTTAAATCAAATTGTCATGGCAGATTCTGCAGCATGGAATCCACAACAAAATGTTTGGGATTTCTTTGATGGTACGATTTATCTTGTTTCTGCAGATAGTTCTTACCGCAACATTGTCAGATTTAAACATCAACAGTTACAGTTACCTCGTGCGCCTTTAGATGTCTCCAGCAAAGGGCGGGATTACAATGAAATGAATCTTGCAGAAGCCCGCGATCGCTTGAAGATCATTCGTTTTAGCGGTGATGAACAAAAAATTCGCAAACTGAGAGTCCGCATTCAAGAAAAAATTGCGTTTCCGTTTGTTTGTGTTGTATTTGGCTTAGTTGGTACTGCTTTAGGAACCAAACCGCAACGTCGTGCGGGAAAAGCGACAAGCTTTGGTGTCAGTGTCGTAATTATTTTTACATATTACTTATTTAGTTTTATCTCTGGTGCTTTAGGAGTAGCAGGTATTCTGACTCCTGTCGTATCAGCTTGGCTACCAAATCTCTTTGGTTTTACAGCGGGTGGACTGTTATTGGTTCGAGCAGCCAGGTAG
- a CDS encoding ferredoxin thioredoxin reductase catalytic beta subunit, protein MKPTDSSNLSTDKSLEAMWQFSQTYAKRTGTYFCAEPSVTAVVIEGLAKHKDDLGAPLCPCRHYEDKQAEAGAAFWNCPCVPMRERKECHCMLFLTPDNEFAGDKQDIPIDAIKEVRSSMG, encoded by the coding sequence ATGAAACCCACAGATAGCAGCAACTTGTCAACAGATAAAAGTTTGGAAGCAATGTGGCAGTTTTCCCAAACCTATGCTAAACGTACGGGAACTTACTTTTGTGCTGAACCTTCAGTTACCGCCGTCGTGATTGAGGGACTTGCAAAACATAAAGACGATCTAGGTGCACCATTATGTCCTTGTCGTCATTACGAAGACAAACAAGCAGAAGCAGGTGCAGCTTTTTGGAATTGTCCGTGTGTACCTATGCGCGAACGTAAAGAGTGCCATTGTATGCTGTTTTTGACTCCAGATAATGAGTTTGCTGGTGATAAGCAAGACATACCCATCGATGCGATTAAAGAAGTTCGCTCTAGCATGGGATGA